A portion of the Gossypium arboreum isolate Shixiya-1 chromosome 8, ASM2569848v2, whole genome shotgun sequence genome contains these proteins:
- the LOC108469847 gene encoding uncharacterized protein LOC108469847 isoform X1 codes for MHRVGSAANNGNSNHLRKEKRLTYVLSDANDRKQHCAGLNCLAVLQSSASDGCNYLFTGSRDGTLKRWALGKDAATCSATFESHVDWVNDTVIAGGNTLVSCSSDTTLKTWNCLSDGTCTRTLRQHSDYVTCLAAAEKNNNWVASGGLGGEVFIWDIEAAVTPLSKSSDVMEDDCSIGINGSANPLTISSLRTVSSNNSINASTMQCHGYVPITAKGHKESVYALAMNDNGTLLVSGGTEKVLRVWDPRTGSKTMKLRGHIDNTRALLLDSTGRYCLSGSSDSMIRLWDLGQQRCVHSYAVHTDSVWALASTPTFGHVYSGGRDLSLYLTDLTTRESILLCKKEHPILQLALNDDSIWVATTDSSVHRWPAEGQNPQKVFQRGGSFLAGNLSFSRARVCLEGTAPAPVYKEPIFTIPGTPAIVQHEILNNRRDVLTKDTAGSVKLWDIIKGIVIEDYGQVSFDEKKEQLFEMVSIPSWFTLDARLGSLSVHLDTPQCFSAEMYSADLNITGKSEDDKVNLGRETLKGLLAHWMTKRRQRLGLQTPANGNVLSRKDTTPRSLAHSRIEVDGNALNDFTVYPPFELSTVSPPSIITEGSQGGPWRKKITELDGIEDEKDFPWWVLDCVLNNQLPSRENTKCSFYLHPCEGSAVQILTQGKLSAPRILRTQKVINYVKEKMVLDKPIDNLNTVGTFAPGIGGQLQHSAVGDGSFRSGLKPRQKLRPSVEILCNNQVLSPDMSLATVRAYIWKKPEDLVLNYRVIQGR; via the exons ATGCATCGAGTGGGCAGTGCAGCGAACAATGGCAATTCTAACCACCTGCGTAAGGAAAAGCGACTGACCTATGTATTGAGCGATGCCAATGACAGAAAG CAGCATTGTGCTGGCTTAAATTGTTTAGCTGTCCTACAGTCGTCTGCCTCTGATGGATGTAACTATCTCTTCACTGGAAGCCGTGATGGCACACTTAAGAGATGGGCACTGGGTAAAGATGCTGCCACTTGCTCTGCCACATTTGAGTCACATGTTGATTGG GTAAACGATACTGTAATAGCTGGTGGCAATACACTTGTTTCCTGCTCTTCAGACACCACACTGAAG ACATGGAACTGCTTGTCTGATGGAACTTGTACCAGGACTCTCCGCCAACACTCTGACTATGTTACATGTTTAGCTGCAGCTGAAAAAAAT AACAATTGGGTTGCTTCTGGTGGTCTTGGTGGGGAGGTTTTCATATGGGATATTGAAGCTGCGGTTACTCCACTTTCAAAGTCAAGTGATGTAATGGAAGATGATTGTTCCATTGGTATCAATGGTTCTGCTAATCCATTAACAATATCAAGTTTGCGAACAGTTAGCTCGAATAACAGCATTAATGCAAGCACAATGCAGTGTCATGGATATGTCCCCATCACTGCCAAAGGCCACAAAGAGTCGGTCTATGCATTGGCAATGAATGATAATGGAACCCTTCTTGTGTCTGGTGGAACTGAGAAG GTTTTGCGAGTTTGGGATCCAAGAACTGGTTCAAAGACTATGAAGCTAAGAGGGCATATAGATAACACCAGGGCTCTCCTTCTGGATTCTACTGGCAG ATATTGTTTATCTGGGTCCTCTGATTCTATGATCAG GCTATGGGATCTTGGTCAGCAACGTTGCGTGCACTCTTATGCGGTGCATACAGATTCTGTTTGGGCACTTGCAAGCACCCCAACATTTGGTCATGTTTACAGTGGTGGTAGAGATCTTTCT TTATATTTGACAGACTTGACAACAAGAGAAAGTATATTGCTTTGCAAAAAGGAACACCCAATTTTGCAGTTGGCATTGAATGATGATAGTATATGGGTTGCAACAACAGATTCTTCAGTTCATAGATGGCCTGCTGAAGGACAAAATCCTCAGAAGGTCTTTCAAAGAGGTGGTTCATTCTTGGCTGGAAACTTGTCTTTCTCGAGGGCAAGAGTTTGTTTAGAAGGGACAGCCCCA GCTCCTGTTTATAAAGAGCCAATCTTTACTATTCCTGGAACTCCAGCAATAGTTCagcatgaaattttaaataacaGAAGGGATGTGTTGACTAAG GATACTGCTGGTTCAGTAAAGCTCTGGGATATAATCAAGGGTATTGTGATCGAGGACTATGGACAG GTCTCATTTGATGAGAAAAAGGAGCAGTTGTTTGAGATG GTAAGCATCCCTTCATGGTTCACTCTGGATGCCCGACTTGGAAGCTTGTCTGTTCATTTGGACACACCCCAATGTTTTTCTGCAGAGATGTATTCTGCTGATCTGAATATAACTGGCAAGTCTGAGGATGATAAG GTTAATCTAGGCCGGGAAACCCTTAAAGGTCTGTTGGCTCATTGGATGACCAAAAGAAGGCAAAGACTTGGCTTGCAGACTCCAGCTAATGGAAATGTTTTATCAAGAAAAGATACTACTCCAAGAAGTCTTGCTCATTCAAGAATTGAGGTGGATGGAAATGCTCTTAATGACTTCACAGTCTATCCTCCTTTTGAGTTGTCTACAGTTTCCCCTCCTTCAATTATCACTGAAGGTTCTCAAGGAGGTCCTTGGAGAAAGAAAATTACTGAATTGGATGGTATTGAGGATGAGAAGGACTTCCCATGGTGGGTTTTGGACTGTGTATTGAATAATCAGCTCCCATCACGAGAGAACACCAA GTGCAGCTTCTACCTTCATCCATGTGAAGGTTCAGCTGTTCAGATCCTCACACAGGGGAAGTTGAGTGCACCGCGTATATTGAGAACACAAAAG GTTATTAATTATGTCAAAGAAAAGATGGTGCTTGACAAACCAATTGATAATTTAAATACCGTCGGAACATTTGCTCCTGGAATTGGAGGACAATTGCAGCATTCGGCAGTTGGAGATGGATCTTTTCGGTCTGGATTGAAGCCACGGCAAAAGCTTCGGCCTTCTGTTGAGATTTTATGCAATAATCAG GTATTATCTCCTGATATGAGCTTAGCTACTGTACGGGCTTACATATGGAAGAAACCCGAGGATTTGGTACTTAATTATAGAGTTATTCAAGGCAGGTGA
- the LOC108469847 gene encoding uncharacterized protein LOC108469847 isoform X2: MHRVGSAANNGNSNHLRKEKRLTYVLSDANDRKHCAGLNCLAVLQSSASDGCNYLFTGSRDGTLKRWALGKDAATCSATFESHVDWVNDTVIAGGNTLVSCSSDTTLKTWNCLSDGTCTRTLRQHSDYVTCLAAAEKNNNWVASGGLGGEVFIWDIEAAVTPLSKSSDVMEDDCSIGINGSANPLTISSLRTVSSNNSINASTMQCHGYVPITAKGHKESVYALAMNDNGTLLVSGGTEKVLRVWDPRTGSKTMKLRGHIDNTRALLLDSTGRYCLSGSSDSMIRLWDLGQQRCVHSYAVHTDSVWALASTPTFGHVYSGGRDLSLYLTDLTTRESILLCKKEHPILQLALNDDSIWVATTDSSVHRWPAEGQNPQKVFQRGGSFLAGNLSFSRARVCLEGTAPAPVYKEPIFTIPGTPAIVQHEILNNRRDVLTKDTAGSVKLWDIIKGIVIEDYGQVSFDEKKEQLFEMVSIPSWFTLDARLGSLSVHLDTPQCFSAEMYSADLNITGKSEDDKVNLGRETLKGLLAHWMTKRRQRLGLQTPANGNVLSRKDTTPRSLAHSRIEVDGNALNDFTVYPPFELSTVSPPSIITEGSQGGPWRKKITELDGIEDEKDFPWWVLDCVLNNQLPSRENTKCSFYLHPCEGSAVQILTQGKLSAPRILRTQKVINYVKEKMVLDKPIDNLNTVGTFAPGIGGQLQHSAVGDGSFRSGLKPRQKLRPSVEILCNNQVLSPDMSLATVRAYIWKKPEDLVLNYRVIQGR; the protein is encoded by the exons ATGCATCGAGTGGGCAGTGCAGCGAACAATGGCAATTCTAACCACCTGCGTAAGGAAAAGCGACTGACCTATGTATTGAGCGATGCCAATGACAGAAAG CATTGTGCTGGCTTAAATTGTTTAGCTGTCCTACAGTCGTCTGCCTCTGATGGATGTAACTATCTCTTCACTGGAAGCCGTGATGGCACACTTAAGAGATGGGCACTGGGTAAAGATGCTGCCACTTGCTCTGCCACATTTGAGTCACATGTTGATTGG GTAAACGATACTGTAATAGCTGGTGGCAATACACTTGTTTCCTGCTCTTCAGACACCACACTGAAG ACATGGAACTGCTTGTCTGATGGAACTTGTACCAGGACTCTCCGCCAACACTCTGACTATGTTACATGTTTAGCTGCAGCTGAAAAAAAT AACAATTGGGTTGCTTCTGGTGGTCTTGGTGGGGAGGTTTTCATATGGGATATTGAAGCTGCGGTTACTCCACTTTCAAAGTCAAGTGATGTAATGGAAGATGATTGTTCCATTGGTATCAATGGTTCTGCTAATCCATTAACAATATCAAGTTTGCGAACAGTTAGCTCGAATAACAGCATTAATGCAAGCACAATGCAGTGTCATGGATATGTCCCCATCACTGCCAAAGGCCACAAAGAGTCGGTCTATGCATTGGCAATGAATGATAATGGAACCCTTCTTGTGTCTGGTGGAACTGAGAAG GTTTTGCGAGTTTGGGATCCAAGAACTGGTTCAAAGACTATGAAGCTAAGAGGGCATATAGATAACACCAGGGCTCTCCTTCTGGATTCTACTGGCAG ATATTGTTTATCTGGGTCCTCTGATTCTATGATCAG GCTATGGGATCTTGGTCAGCAACGTTGCGTGCACTCTTATGCGGTGCATACAGATTCTGTTTGGGCACTTGCAAGCACCCCAACATTTGGTCATGTTTACAGTGGTGGTAGAGATCTTTCT TTATATTTGACAGACTTGACAACAAGAGAAAGTATATTGCTTTGCAAAAAGGAACACCCAATTTTGCAGTTGGCATTGAATGATGATAGTATATGGGTTGCAACAACAGATTCTTCAGTTCATAGATGGCCTGCTGAAGGACAAAATCCTCAGAAGGTCTTTCAAAGAGGTGGTTCATTCTTGGCTGGAAACTTGTCTTTCTCGAGGGCAAGAGTTTGTTTAGAAGGGACAGCCCCA GCTCCTGTTTATAAAGAGCCAATCTTTACTATTCCTGGAACTCCAGCAATAGTTCagcatgaaattttaaataacaGAAGGGATGTGTTGACTAAG GATACTGCTGGTTCAGTAAAGCTCTGGGATATAATCAAGGGTATTGTGATCGAGGACTATGGACAG GTCTCATTTGATGAGAAAAAGGAGCAGTTGTTTGAGATG GTAAGCATCCCTTCATGGTTCACTCTGGATGCCCGACTTGGAAGCTTGTCTGTTCATTTGGACACACCCCAATGTTTTTCTGCAGAGATGTATTCTGCTGATCTGAATATAACTGGCAAGTCTGAGGATGATAAG GTTAATCTAGGCCGGGAAACCCTTAAAGGTCTGTTGGCTCATTGGATGACCAAAAGAAGGCAAAGACTTGGCTTGCAGACTCCAGCTAATGGAAATGTTTTATCAAGAAAAGATACTACTCCAAGAAGTCTTGCTCATTCAAGAATTGAGGTGGATGGAAATGCTCTTAATGACTTCACAGTCTATCCTCCTTTTGAGTTGTCTACAGTTTCCCCTCCTTCAATTATCACTGAAGGTTCTCAAGGAGGTCCTTGGAGAAAGAAAATTACTGAATTGGATGGTATTGAGGATGAGAAGGACTTCCCATGGTGGGTTTTGGACTGTGTATTGAATAATCAGCTCCCATCACGAGAGAACACCAA GTGCAGCTTCTACCTTCATCCATGTGAAGGTTCAGCTGTTCAGATCCTCACACAGGGGAAGTTGAGTGCACCGCGTATATTGAGAACACAAAAG GTTATTAATTATGTCAAAGAAAAGATGGTGCTTGACAAACCAATTGATAATTTAAATACCGTCGGAACATTTGCTCCTGGAATTGGAGGACAATTGCAGCATTCGGCAGTTGGAGATGGATCTTTTCGGTCTGGATTGAAGCCACGGCAAAAGCTTCGGCCTTCTGTTGAGATTTTATGCAATAATCAG GTATTATCTCCTGATATGAGCTTAGCTACTGTACGGGCTTACATATGGAAGAAACCCGAGGATTTGGTACTTAATTATAGAGTTATTCAAGGCAGGTGA
- the LOC108469847 gene encoding uncharacterized protein LOC108469847 isoform X3 translates to MDVTISSLEAVMAHLRDGHWVNDTVIAGGNTLVSCSSDTTLKTWNCLSDGTCTRTLRQHSDYVTCLAAAEKNNNWVASGGLGGEVFIWDIEAAVTPLSKSSDVMEDDCSIGINGSANPLTISSLRTVSSNNSINASTMQCHGYVPITAKGHKESVYALAMNDNGTLLVSGGTEKVLRVWDPRTGSKTMKLRGHIDNTRALLLDSTGRYCLSGSSDSMIRLWDLGQQRCVHSYAVHTDSVWALASTPTFGHVYSGGRDLSLYLTDLTTRESILLCKKEHPILQLALNDDSIWVATTDSSVHRWPAEGQNPQKVFQRGGSFLAGNLSFSRARVCLEGTAPAPVYKEPIFTIPGTPAIVQHEILNNRRDVLTKDTAGSVKLWDIIKGIVIEDYGQVSFDEKKEQLFEMVSIPSWFTLDARLGSLSVHLDTPQCFSAEMYSADLNITGKSEDDKVNLGRETLKGLLAHWMTKRRQRLGLQTPANGNVLSRKDTTPRSLAHSRIEVDGNALNDFTVYPPFELSTVSPPSIITEGSQGGPWRKKITELDGIEDEKDFPWWVLDCVLNNQLPSRENTKCSFYLHPCEGSAVQILTQGKLSAPRILRTQKVINYVKEKMVLDKPIDNLNTVGTFAPGIGGQLQHSAVGDGSFRSGLKPRQKLRPSVEILCNNQVLSPDMSLATVRAYIWKKPEDLVLNYRVIQGR, encoded by the exons ATGGATGTAACTATCTCTTCACTGGAAGCCGTGATGGCACACTTAAGAGATGGGCACTGG GTAAACGATACTGTAATAGCTGGTGGCAATACACTTGTTTCCTGCTCTTCAGACACCACACTGAAG ACATGGAACTGCTTGTCTGATGGAACTTGTACCAGGACTCTCCGCCAACACTCTGACTATGTTACATGTTTAGCTGCAGCTGAAAAAAAT AACAATTGGGTTGCTTCTGGTGGTCTTGGTGGGGAGGTTTTCATATGGGATATTGAAGCTGCGGTTACTCCACTTTCAAAGTCAAGTGATGTAATGGAAGATGATTGTTCCATTGGTATCAATGGTTCTGCTAATCCATTAACAATATCAAGTTTGCGAACAGTTAGCTCGAATAACAGCATTAATGCAAGCACAATGCAGTGTCATGGATATGTCCCCATCACTGCCAAAGGCCACAAAGAGTCGGTCTATGCATTGGCAATGAATGATAATGGAACCCTTCTTGTGTCTGGTGGAACTGAGAAG GTTTTGCGAGTTTGGGATCCAAGAACTGGTTCAAAGACTATGAAGCTAAGAGGGCATATAGATAACACCAGGGCTCTCCTTCTGGATTCTACTGGCAG ATATTGTTTATCTGGGTCCTCTGATTCTATGATCAG GCTATGGGATCTTGGTCAGCAACGTTGCGTGCACTCTTATGCGGTGCATACAGATTCTGTTTGGGCACTTGCAAGCACCCCAACATTTGGTCATGTTTACAGTGGTGGTAGAGATCTTTCT TTATATTTGACAGACTTGACAACAAGAGAAAGTATATTGCTTTGCAAAAAGGAACACCCAATTTTGCAGTTGGCATTGAATGATGATAGTATATGGGTTGCAACAACAGATTCTTCAGTTCATAGATGGCCTGCTGAAGGACAAAATCCTCAGAAGGTCTTTCAAAGAGGTGGTTCATTCTTGGCTGGAAACTTGTCTTTCTCGAGGGCAAGAGTTTGTTTAGAAGGGACAGCCCCA GCTCCTGTTTATAAAGAGCCAATCTTTACTATTCCTGGAACTCCAGCAATAGTTCagcatgaaattttaaataacaGAAGGGATGTGTTGACTAAG GATACTGCTGGTTCAGTAAAGCTCTGGGATATAATCAAGGGTATTGTGATCGAGGACTATGGACAG GTCTCATTTGATGAGAAAAAGGAGCAGTTGTTTGAGATG GTAAGCATCCCTTCATGGTTCACTCTGGATGCCCGACTTGGAAGCTTGTCTGTTCATTTGGACACACCCCAATGTTTTTCTGCAGAGATGTATTCTGCTGATCTGAATATAACTGGCAAGTCTGAGGATGATAAG GTTAATCTAGGCCGGGAAACCCTTAAAGGTCTGTTGGCTCATTGGATGACCAAAAGAAGGCAAAGACTTGGCTTGCAGACTCCAGCTAATGGAAATGTTTTATCAAGAAAAGATACTACTCCAAGAAGTCTTGCTCATTCAAGAATTGAGGTGGATGGAAATGCTCTTAATGACTTCACAGTCTATCCTCCTTTTGAGTTGTCTACAGTTTCCCCTCCTTCAATTATCACTGAAGGTTCTCAAGGAGGTCCTTGGAGAAAGAAAATTACTGAATTGGATGGTATTGAGGATGAGAAGGACTTCCCATGGTGGGTTTTGGACTGTGTATTGAATAATCAGCTCCCATCACGAGAGAACACCAA GTGCAGCTTCTACCTTCATCCATGTGAAGGTTCAGCTGTTCAGATCCTCACACAGGGGAAGTTGAGTGCACCGCGTATATTGAGAACACAAAAG GTTATTAATTATGTCAAAGAAAAGATGGTGCTTGACAAACCAATTGATAATTTAAATACCGTCGGAACATTTGCTCCTGGAATTGGAGGACAATTGCAGCATTCGGCAGTTGGAGATGGATCTTTTCGGTCTGGATTGAAGCCACGGCAAAAGCTTCGGCCTTCTGTTGAGATTTTATGCAATAATCAG GTATTATCTCCTGATATGAGCTTAGCTACTGTACGGGCTTACATATGGAAGAAACCCGAGGATTTGGTACTTAATTATAGAGTTATTCAAGGCAGGTGA
- the LOC108468265 gene encoding phytyl ester synthase 1, chloroplastic-like yields MAGAVTCPVWHCFGINKKPRFRVRAERLDGNELSVVSTDGVSVKETTVPVVVGKGYLVDGGNGSLKSRTEKRMGCEELELLWDDGYGTNTVKDYVDAAKDMIKPDGGPPRWFCPVECGRPIKDSPLLLFLPGLDGVGMGLILHHKPLGKVFEVQCLHIPVHDRTPFEGLVKLVEETVRLEHASRLNCPIYLVGDSIGGCLALAVAARNPSIDLVIILVNPATSLGRSRLQPFLPILEAFPDGLHVRTIPFLLSLVIGEPLKMAEVGVEGRLLPTQKIERISSNLTALLPFYSGLADILPTETLIWKLKLIKSASAYTNSRLHAVKAEVLVLASDKDHLFPSGEEALRLKKLLPNCMIRIFKDNGHTLLMEDSMNLLTVIKGTCKYRRSKSHDFTKDFLPPSMSEYRYTFNNVFGFLNFASCSSLFSTMENGKIVKGLAGVPDEGPVLLVGNHMLLGMDLSSLCEAFLREKKILVRGVAHPELFWGNFHTSSNVFNYFDLMKVMGAMPVSPKSLLKALSTNSHVLLYPGGAREALHRKGEAYKLFWPNQPEFVRFAAQFGATIVPFGAVGEDDMAKVVFDYYDYMKIPMLNDRIKEVIRNGGVQIRDKAKGEVASQEIFIPGMIPKIPGRFYYLFGKPIKLKGREDLVENRESANEVYLQAKAEVERCIGYLLKKREEDPFRSIINRLIYRTFYAPLHQVPSFKP; encoded by the exons ATGGCTGGTGCTGTTACTTGCCCGGTATGGCACTGTTTTGGGATAAATAAGAAGCCTCGTTTTAGAGTGAGAGCTGAGAGATTAGATGGTAACGAGTTGTCAGTAGTGTCAACTGATGGGGTCTCCGTCAAGGAAACAACAGTTCCTGTAGTAGTGGGAAAAGGGTATTTGGTTGATGGTGGGAATGGGAGTTTAAAGTCTAGAACTGAGAAAAGAATGGGTTGTGAAGAGTTGGAACTATTGTGGGATGATGGTTATGGAACTAATACTGTGAAAGATTATGTGGATGCTGCAAAGGACATGATCAAGCCTGATGGTGGACCACCAAGGTGGTTTTGCCCTGTTGAATGTGGCCGTCCTATTAAAGATTCTCCTCTTCTTCTGTTTTTACCTG GGCTTGATGGTGTTGGGATGGGCCTCATTTTGCACCATAAACCTCTTGGAAA GGTTTTTGAAGTTCAATGCCTTCATATTCCAGTCCATGATCGAACACCATTTGAAG GACTGGTGAAACTAGTTGAAGAAACCGTTAGACTTGAGCATGCTTCACGTCTGAATTGTCCAATCTATTTAGTGGGAGATTCCATTGGAGGATGCTTAGCCCTTGCTGTTGCTGCTCGTAATCCCAGTATTGACTTGGTGATAATATTAGTAAATCCAG cTACATCACTAGGCAGGTCTCGGCTGCAACCATTTCTCCCTATACTGGAAGCTTTCCCTGATGGACTACACGTTAGAACTATCCCCTTTCTTTTGAGCCTTGTGATTG GGGAACCATTGAAAATGGCAGAAGTAGGTGTTGAAGGTAGGCTTCTTCCCACACAGAAAATTGAGCGAATTTCTAGCAACCTCACTGCTTTGCTTCCGTTTTATTCT GGTTTGGCTGATATTTTACCAACGGAGACTCTCATTTGGAAGTTGAAGTTGATTAAATCAGCTTCTGCTTATACTAATTCACGTCTCCATGCTGTTAAAGCTGAAGTACTAGTGCTTGCGAG TGACAAGGATCATCTATTTCCTAGTGGAGAAGAAGCACTTCGTCTTAAGAAATTATTACCAAATTGCATGATTCGTATCTTCAAGGACAATGGCCATACCCTTTTAATG GAAGACAGCATGAATTTATTGACTGTCATTAAAGGTACCTGCAAATATCGGCGCTCCAAAAGTCATGATTTTACCAAAGATTTTCTGCCTCCCAGCATGTCTGAATACAGATATACATTCAATAATGTATTTGG ATTCttgaattttgcttcatgttcttCATTGTTTTCGACCATGGAAAACGGGAAGATAGTCAAAGGACTTGCAGGGGTTCCAGATGAGGGTCCAGTGTTATTAGTAGGTAACCATATGTTACTGGGGATGGACCTTAGCTCTCTGTGTGAAGCATTCTTAAGAGAAAAGAAGATCCTGGTCCGTGGAGTGGCCCATCCGGagttgttttggggaaattttcacacatcatccaatgtttttaattattttgatttaatgaaAGTGATGGGAGCAATGCCTGTCTCACCAAAATCACTTTTGAAAGCTTTATCTACAAATTCCCATGTTCTTCTTTATCCTGGGGGTGCTCGTGAGGCCCTCCATCGTAAG GGCGAAGCATACAAATTATTTTGGCCTAATCAACCAGAATTTGTGAGATTCGCAGCACAATTTGGGGCAACCATTGTACCATTCGGGGCTGTAGGAGAAGATGATATGGCAAAA GTTGTATTTGATTACTATGACTATATGAAAATCCCTATGCTTAATGATAGAATCAAAGAAGTCATTCGGAACGGTGGTGTACAAATAAG GGATAAAGCAAAGGGAGAGGTGGCTAGCCAAGAGATATTCATACCGGGAATGATACCGAAAATTCCGGGTCGATTTTACTATCTGTTTGGGAAACCGATAAAGCTGAAAGGAAGGGAAGATTTGGTGGAGAATAGAGAATCTGCAAATGAAGTATATTTGCAGGCAAAAGCTGAAGTTGAACGCTGTATTGGTTACTTGTTAAAGAAGCGAGAAGAAGACCCTTTTAGAAGTATCATTAATAGACTAATCTATAGAACTTTCTATGCTCCTTTACACCAAGTTCCTTCTTTCAAGCCctga
- the LOC108467563 gene encoding probable nucleolar protein 5-2, whose translation MLVLFEIPAGFALFKVLDEGKLNNVEDLSKEFLAADSARKVVSLKAFSKFENTAEALEAATKLLESTPSKGLRKFLRAHCDGETLGVADSKLGNAIKEKLKIDCVHNTYVMELLRGVRTQLTELISGLGAQDLAPMSLGLSHSLSRYKLKFSADKVDTMIVQAIGLLDDLDKELNTYAMRIREWYGWHFPELTRIVQDNIHYAKTVKLMGDRANAAKLDFSEILPEEVETELKEAAVISMGTEVNDLDLMNIKELCDQVLSLSEYRAQLYDYLKSRMNTVAPNLTALVGELVGARLIAHGGSLLNLAKQPGSTVQILGAEKALFRALKTKHSTPKYGLIYHASLVGQAAPKHKGKISRSLAAKAALAIRCDALGDDQDNSMGLENRAKLEARLRALEGKELGRSAGSAKGKPKIEVYDKDRKKGAGLITPAKSYNPAADSVRGQTTNSGALDEQDTAPRKKKKVDVEPQEEEAAEVAAIEDKKEKKKKKKKADQEASLPISGNEPENEEPVPKEKEKKKKKKRQAEDSGENVEGEKEEKKKKKKKSGD comes from the exons ATGCTTGTACTGTTCGAGATTCCGGCGGGCTTTGCCCTTTTCAAAGTATTGGATGAAGGGAAGCTAAAtaacgttgag GACTTGTCAAAGGAATTCTTGGCTGCTGACTCAGCAAGAAAG GTTGTGTCGTTGAAAGCCTTTTCCAAGTTCGAAAACACTGCAGAGGCTCTGGAAGCCGCGACAAAATTACTTGAAAGCACACCAAGCAAGGGTCTGCGCAAATTCTTGCGTGCTCATTGTGATGGTGAAACATTAGGAGTGGCTGATTCAAAGCTTGGAAATGCAATTAAGGAAAAACTG AAAATTGATTGCGTTCACAATACCTATGTCATGGAATTGCTGAGAGGCGTAAGAACCCAGTTGACAGAACTAATATCCGGCCTTGGTGCGCAAGATCTGGCTCCCATGAGTTTGGGTTTGTCCCATAGCTTGTCTCGGTACAAGCTGAAGTTCAGTGCGGATAAG GTGGATACGATGATTGTTCAAGCCATTGGTTTGCTTGATGATCTTGATAAAGAGCTCAACACATATGCGATGAGGATTCGTGAATGGTATGGTTGGCATTTTCCGGAGCTTACTAGGATTGTGCAGGACAATATCCATTATGCCAAGACAGTGAAGCTAATGGGTGACCGAGCTAATGCTGCTAAGCTCGATTTCTCAGAG ATATTACCGGAAGAAGTTGAGACAGAATTGAAGGAGGCAGCAGTGATATCCATGGGAACCGAAGTTAATGACCTTGATCTTATGAATATCAAAGAACTATGTGATCAGGTTCTGTCACTTTCTGAATACAGGGCTCAACTGTATGATTATCTAAAGAGCCGGATGAACACTGTTGCACCGAACTTGACTGCTCTTGTTGGTGAACTTGTTGGTGCTCGCCTCATCGCTCATGGTGGCAGCTTGTTGAATCTTGCAAAGCAGCCTGGAAGTACCGTTCAGATTCTTGGTGCTGAAAAGGCTCTCTTCCGAGCTCTTAAGACAAAGCATTCAACTCCCAAATACGGGCTTATCTACCATGCATCCTTGGTTGGGCAGGCAGCACCAAAGCACAAGGGGAAGATTTCAAGGTCACTTGCTGCAAAGGCTGCATTGGCAATCCGATGCGATGCTCTTGGAGATGACCAAGATAACTCTATGGGACTTGAGAACCGAGCCAAG CTGGAAGCAAGATTAAGGGCTCTTGAAGGCAAAGAATTGGGACGGTCTGCTGGGTCAGCTAAAGGCAAGCCTAAAATTGAAGTCTATGACAAGGATCGAAAGAAGGGGGCCGGGTTGATAACTCCTGCCAAG AGTTACAATCCTGCAGCAGATTCAGTTCGCGGGCAAACAACAAACTCAGGTGCTCTTGATGAGCAAGACACAGCcccaaggaagaagaaaaaggtcGATGTCGAACCTCAGGAGGAGGAAGCAGCAGAAGTGGCTGCTATTGAAGataaaaaagagaagaagaagaaaaagaagaaagctgATCAGGAAGCAAGTTTGCCAATTAGTGGAAACGAACCAGAAAATGAAGAGCCTGTgccaaaggaaaaggaaaagaagaaaaagaagaaacgtCAAGCCGAGGACAGTGGGGAGAATGTTGAAGGAGAgaaggaggagaagaagaagaagaagaagaaaagtggTGATTga